Proteins co-encoded in one Pelobates fuscus isolate aPelFus1 chromosome 5, aPelFus1.pri, whole genome shotgun sequence genomic window:
- the BIRC5 gene encoding baculoviral IAP repeat-containing protein 5 produces MMEVQVATLPEEWRLYCLGTRIQSFNNWPFTEDCACTPQKMAEAGFIHCPTANSPDVAQCFFCLKELEGWEPEDDPLEEHRKHSSSCLFISLKKKAEELTLGEFLKLDKERVKIKMQRKMNLQIELFQSTAQKVRSSLEKLDAEDVS; encoded by the exons ATGATGGAGGTTCAGGTCGCTACTCTGCCGGAGGAATGGCGGCTGTACTGCCTGGGGACCCGGATTCAGAGCTTCAACAACTGGCCCTTCACCGAGGACTGTGCCTGCACCCCCCAGAAG ATGGCTGAAGCTGGGTTTATACACTGTCCCACTGCAAACAGTCCTGATGTGGCCCAGTGTTTTTTCTGCCTTAAGGAGCTGGAAGGATGGGAGCCGGAGGATGACCCTCT GGAGGAACACAGGAAGCATTCGTCCAGCTGCCTGTTCATTAGTCTAAAGAAAAAAGCAGAAGAGCTGACACTCGGTGAATTCCTTAAACTGGACAAGGAACGGGTGAAAATCAAGATG CAAAGGAAGATGAACCTTCAAATTGAATTGTTCCAGTCCACGGCTCAGAAAGTGAGAAGTTCATTGGAGAAACTTGATGCAGAGGATGTttcgtga